In Mustela erminea isolate mMusErm1 chromosome 8, mMusErm1.Pri, whole genome shotgun sequence, a genomic segment contains:
- the LOC116596865 gene encoding collagen alpha-1(I) chain-like: MIFGHLITVLSEMDISSRQNISKEIVEVNSPIKQLIQLVASGPIRVLTVSQERMLREKSEGELHFEDEFAYSAEVVTRCETQQRPEAVRPCTAHPVLLGHTLQKDDLEKRSQESGDDDPDKVTPKKAAPDEAALDEAAPQMKPLHDRSRSQEEAIPKTRLLPGRGRSRRRRASRSDLHAVAEPRPTQVANRISIHPSGYTHAARTGRSTGPAPPHRGPQDPGAGAALTRSPASRRYIPLSRISATLTGSRRRSWAALLGGSPASSRPRASPPARLPRSRASGAEQHGTSGRVGGWCGLQAKRFEWAQARGGARPPRQAQQRLPARLMGHSERRDGLPAVDAGLRQSRRPRHGPGQAPRVARGAQNPHEPWLPWKSEGQGRDRPRQPPGTEQRTFPADSEEAVRVSGNVCGIQPARLLSEGLYRFRMTVCPVEDPISYSRCDRTTAEGPGQRFLTHWVCAAAAAHGPPRPGPRPAPGWDAGPRRPRPCGGPGLGPSAADQAAGWRPHAGPGRVRRAVRDPERGPRRPRGRLTRRRTSGPAVARLTVLLLRPLVARAPRQRPGLRDGGRDARGPSAATAGHLRAGPVPSARPRGGFRRTRRRATARDTRQRPRASEQSPPDRGFSPSRPPAPHRGLGVPAAPGRAGVGSGSVWATGGDARRSGGRPEERGPQPRTPPAPPTPPIRGLGAPRRKQQELPRDAPAPPSDEAGPRGESGVAASCARRARGAGAGSSGPVAAAQPGTRPRVPLLPRTPPRPRAAWPRGLLHAAGAAGRERGFPRGRALGRRQPPAERSPFSPTLGCPRGPAPPATRGLAWWLRRGRAAVGAPRTAALDAPRGAPEETGRERRASAEEAAGKERLRGRCGPTSAWRGAGRLRVGLRCAPRLLRRSTAARGPRPGRSAAPAAAAPAGGTPPGGCGRPHRKWK, translated from the exons TGACGCGCTGTGAAACACAACAAAGGCCTGAGGCCGTCCGTCCCTGCACTGCACACCCGGTGCTGCTTGGTCACACGCTACAGAAGGACGACCTCGAGAAACGCTCGCAAGAAAGTG GCGATGACGATCcggacaaggtcactcccaagaaggccgctccaGATGAAGCTGCTCTAGATGAGGCCGCTCCGCAGATGAAGCCGCTCCATGATcggagccgctcccaagaagaggccattccCAAGACGAGGTTGCTCCCCGGACGAGGCCGCTCCCGACGACGAAGAG ccTCGCGCAGCGACCTTCACGCGGTGGCTGAGCCCCGccctacacaggtggccaatcggATCTCAATTCACCCCAGTGGATACACACATGCCGCGCGGACTGGACGCTCCACCGGGCCCGCCCCGCCCCATCGGGGTCCACAAgatcctggggcaggggcagccctTACAAGGAGCCCCGCCTCCCGGCGCTACATTCCCCTGAGTAGGATCTCCGCGACGCTGACCGGGAGCCGACGGCGATCCTGGGCGGCACTCCTGGGCGGCAGTCCTGCTTCCTCGCG ACCACGTGCGTCTCCTCCGGCCCGACTTCCGCGGAGTCGAGCGAGCGGGGCCGAGCAACACGGGACGTCCGGGCGCGTGGGCGGCTGGTGCGGGCTCCAGGCCAAGCGCTTCGAATGGGCGCAAGCACGCGGAGGGGCGCGGCCGCCCCGTCAGGCGCAGCAACGACTCCCCGCACGGCTGATGGGACACTCCGAGCGCCGCGACGGCCTCCCGGCGGTCGATGCGGGGCTGAGACAGTCGCGGCGGCCACGTCACGGGCCGGGACAAGCTCCGAGGGTCGCGCGCGGAGCCCAGAACCCGCACGAGCCGTGGCTCCCGTGGAAGTCGGAAGGGCAAGGGCGTGACCGGCCGCGACAACCGCCGGGCACAGAGCAGCGAACGTTCCCCGCAGACTCCGAGGAAGCTGTGCGGGTGTCCGGAAACGTGTGCGGGATCCAGCCGGCGCGCCTGCTGTCCGAGGGGCTCTACCGCTTCCGGATGACGGTCTGCCCCGTCGAGGACCCGATCTCTTACTCTCGTTGCGACCGCACGACCGCAGAG GGGCCCGGTCAGCGCTTCCTCACGCACTGGGTCTGCGCGGCGGCGGCAGCGCACGGACCACCGCGTCCCGGTCCCCGCCCCGCACCAGGTTGGGACGCCGGACCCCGACGTCCGCGGCCGTGCGGGGGACCGGGCCTGGGGCCGTCGGCTGCGGACCAGGCTGCGGGGTGGCGTCCGCACGCAGGGCCGGGCCGCGTGAGACGCGCCGTCCGCGACCCGGAACGCGGCCCCCGGCGTCCGCGCGGGAGGCTGACCCGGCGTCGAACCTCAGGCCCCGCCGTCGCACGACTCACCGTCCTGCTCCTGCGACCGCTCGTCGCCCGCGCTCCGCGGCAGCGGCCGGGGCTCCGCGACGGCGGGAGGGACGCCCGGGGGCCGAGCGCCGCGACCGCGGGGCACCTCCGAGCCGGGCCCGTTCCGTCCGCGCGGCCCAGGGGCGGGTTCCGGCGGACGCGGCGGCGAGCGACCGCCCGGGACACACGGCAGCGGCCCCGCGCGTCGGAGCAGTCGCCGCCGGACCGCGGCTTCTCGCCCTCCCGGCCTCCCGCGCCGCACAGGGGCCTCGGCGTCCCCGCTGCTCCCGGCCGCGCCGGCGTCGGCTCAGGCTCCGTGTGGGCGACAGGCGGGGACGCCCGGAGGAGCGGGGGACGCCCGGAGGAGCGAGGTCCGCAGCCGCGcacgccgcccgccccgccgacGCCTCCGATCCGCGGCCTCGGGGCCCCGCGGCGGAAGCAGCAGGAGCTCCCTCGGGACGCCCCGGCCCCGCCGTCGGACGAAGCCGGCCCGCGAGGGGAAAGCGGCGTCGCGGCCTCGTGCGCCCGGCGGGCCCGGGGGGCTGGTGCGGGCAGCTCCGGGCCTGTCGCCGCTGCGCAGCCGGGAACGCGGCCTCGAGTACCGCTGCTGCCGCGGACCCCACCCCGGCCGCGCGCCGCGTGGCCCCGGGGCCTTCTCCACGCGGCCGGGGCGGCCGGCAGGGAGCGCGGCTTCCCGCGGGGTCGGGCGCTGGGGCGCCGCCAGCCTCCCGCAGAGCGGTCTCCCTTCAGCCCGACCCTGGGGTGCCCCCGGGGCCCTGCCCCTCCGGCAACACGAGGGCTCGCTTGGTGGCTCCGGCGGGGCAGGGCGGCGGTCGGGGCACCGCGGACGGCAGCCCTCGACGCCCCGCGCGGGGCTCCTGAAGAGACTGGACGGGAACGGCGGGCCTCGGCCGAGGAGGCTGCGGGCAAGGAGCGGCTTCGGGGGCGCTGCGGCCCCACTTCCGCCTGGCGCGGGGCGGGCCGCCTCCGGGTGGGGCTACGGTGCGCTCCGCGCCTGCTCCGTCGTTCGACCGCAGCCCGCGGCCCGCGCCCCGGGCGGTCTGCGGCCCCCGCTGCTGCGGCCCCCGCGGGAGGAACCCCGCCAGGAGGGTGCGGGCGTCCGCACAGGAAATGGAAGTAA